Proteins encoded together in one uncultured Desulfobacter sp. window:
- a CDS encoding nitroreductase family protein, with protein MFIELLRKRRSIRQFEDKPVSDEQCDILIEAALRSPSSRGFNPWQFVVVKDKSRIELLSQAKSHGAAFLKNAPLAIVVCADTSKSDVWIEDASIAAIIIHLAAADLGLGSCWAQMRLRSRDDGTAASDYISGILDLPEHVQVQAVIGIGHPATEMDGHDASTLLYDQVSYEKFSMS; from the coding sequence ATGTTTATTGAATTATTACGTAAGAGAAGAAGCATTCGGCAGTTTGAGGATAAACCTGTAAGTGATGAACAATGTGATATTCTGATCGAAGCGGCGCTTCGGTCCCCAAGTTCCAGGGGCTTCAATCCATGGCAGTTTGTTGTGGTCAAAGATAAGAGCCGCATCGAATTATTGTCTCAGGCCAAATCCCATGGCGCTGCATTTTTAAAAAATGCGCCGTTGGCCATTGTCGTGTGTGCCGATACATCCAAAAGTGATGTTTGGATTGAGGATGCCTCCATTGCCGCCATTATTATTCATTTGGCTGCTGCGGATCTGGGTCTTGGCTCCTGCTGGGCACAGATGCGTCTGCGCAGCCGTGATGACGGTACTGCCGCATCGGATTATATTTCCGGCATTCTTGATCTGCCCGAACATGTCCAGGTGCAAGCGGTTATCGGTATTGGCCATCCTGCAACTGAAATGGATGGTCATGACGCGAGTACGCTTTTATATGATCAGGTCAGTTACGAAAAATTTTCAATGTCATAA
- a CDS encoding MarR family transcriptional regulator: MNQELKKKIVNNLMQVTRKFAEVETFPIEVTGDVSVSTREAHAIESIGENRCVNVTQIADHFGFTKSAASQLVSKLTRQGFVVKKQAGHSNKELQLSLTPLGWQAFEAHAKMHGRDLKQVLETMDHVEISVLIQLNELLGSLNSIMDGRLTK, from the coding sequence ATGAATCAGGAACTAAAAAAAAAGATCGTCAACAATCTGATGCAGGTTACCCGCAAATTTGCCGAAGTGGAAACATTTCCCATAGAGGTTACCGGTGATGTCAGCGTCTCAACCCGGGAAGCCCATGCCATTGAAAGCATTGGTGAAAATCGATGTGTGAATGTTACACAAATCGCCGACCATTTCGGGTTTACCAAAAGTGCCGCATCCCAACTGGTGTCAAAACTGACCCGGCAGGGATTTGTGGTCAAAAAGCAGGCCGGGCACAGCAATAAAGAACTACAGCTTTCTCTGACGCCTTTGGGGTGGCAGGCCTTTGAAGCCCACGCAAAGATGCACGGCCGAGATCTTAAACAGGTTCTTGAAACCATGGACCATGTGGAAATCAGTGTACTCATCCAGTTAAATGAGTTGCTGGGCAGCCTAAATTCAATCATGGATGGCCGGTTGACCAAGTAG
- a CDS encoding TolC family protein yields the protein MRLFQNCRIEISKIVLVFFLWLLPAGAAPGKMNKPEPLCMDIPYGRLTLTQAQQMALSASPRVAEMLARINQAQAVCDQARADLWPTVTVHAGYDWQNQSIRPDWHPEIRVEESLKHQNTGIQINWLLFDGFSRQASILAAKAGTKAAEEMTEDVRRLLAKSVAGAYYQAQLAAEGMQIAKQNSLFNQNLARDAEKRFLAGAIPQAEYLNFNVKSLQAENSFLKAEQYYSVVCIMLAKLLARPDSRLAPDMYPMAEVQSETLDQLPIFEDEFAYAINHRPDLLLLDAKREALLQKKRQGKAAFYPKIFVTGSYDYDEYQNIGNIDQNEHGSAIGFSLNWDLFDGGRRLANIDETQTRLLQVKRQKQQKILEIQAALHQALVKVRFSQAVYQRERYTLKLVKQIRDHVERSYRVGVTTLTRLNEAQTDLVTVQASIATSRINCLLHLESLRAESGRILDGIR from the coding sequence ATGCGTTTATTTCAAAACTGCAGAATAGAGATATCAAAAATCGTCTTGGTGTTTTTCCTGTGGCTACTGCCCGCGGGTGCCGCACCTGGTAAGATGAATAAACCGGAGCCCCTGTGCATGGACATCCCCTATGGCCGGCTGACACTTACCCAGGCCCAGCAAATGGCGCTTTCCGCCTCTCCCAGGGTGGCTGAAATGCTGGCCCGCATCAACCAGGCCCAGGCAGTTTGCGACCAGGCCCGAGCGGACTTGTGGCCAACAGTAACGGTTCATGCCGGGTACGATTGGCAAAACCAGTCCATACGTCCTGACTGGCATCCCGAGATACGGGTGGAAGAAAGCCTGAAGCATCAGAATACCGGAATCCAAATCAACTGGCTCCTATTTGACGGATTCAGCCGGCAGGCATCCATTCTGGCGGCAAAGGCCGGAACAAAGGCGGCCGAAGAGATGACAGAGGATGTCCGCCGCCTGCTGGCAAAAAGTGTAGCCGGGGCATATTACCAGGCACAATTAGCAGCTGAAGGCATGCAGATTGCCAAGCAGAACAGTCTGTTTAACCAAAACCTGGCGCGGGATGCTGAAAAGCGCTTCCTGGCCGGAGCCATTCCCCAAGCCGAGTATCTGAATTTCAACGTCAAATCCCTGCAGGCGGAAAATAGTTTCCTTAAAGCGGAACAATACTATTCCGTAGTCTGCATTATGCTGGCCAAGTTACTGGCACGTCCAGACTCGAGGCTCGCCCCGGATATGTATCCCATGGCCGAAGTCCAGAGTGAAACCCTGGATCAGCTCCCTATATTTGAAGATGAATTTGCCTACGCCATAAATCACCGGCCGGATTTGCTTTTGCTCGACGCCAAACGGGAGGCCCTGCTTCAAAAAAAAAGGCAGGGCAAGGCAGCATTCTACCCAAAAATTTTTGTCACCGGCAGTTACGACTATGATGAATACCAGAACATTGGAAACATCGACCAGAACGAGCACGGCAGTGCCATTGGTTTCAGCCTGAACTGGGATCTGTTTGACGGAGGTCGGCGTTTGGCAAACATTGATGAGACCCAAACTCGACTGTTACAGGTTAAAAGGCAGAAGCAACAAAAAATTCTGGAAATCCAGGCTGCCTTGCATCAGGCCCTGGTCAAGGTCAGGTTTTCACAGGCGGTATATCAGCGGGAGCGGTACACCCTAAAACTGGTCAAACAAATTCGGGACCATGTGGAACGCTCCTACCGGGTTGGTGTCACCACATTAACACGGCTCAACGAAGCCCAGACAGACCTGGTCACAGTTCAGGCATCCATTGCCACCAGCCGAATCAACTGTCTGCTGCACCTGGAAAGCCTGCGTGCTGAAAGCGGACGGATATTAGATGGGATAAGGTAA
- a CDS encoding efflux RND transporter permease subunit: protein MNNPGLYAVRYKVVTLVLSLLIVLGGIFSFLNIGRLEDPEFTIKEAVIYTQYPGASAGQVELEVTEPIETAIQQLKQLKEVRSISRAGVSIIFAETQEIYDKDNLPQVWDELRRKVGSVDGQLPPGCGKPVVNDDFGDVYGVMFAVTGDGYDKKQLKEYAKDLHRELLTCKDVGRIDFWGLPREAIFIEIDRARLTQLGLKPDTIFNTIASQNRVTPAGAVPVGSEYIPFRITGDYNAIQDMGNQLISGTQGRMIRLKEVARIRHDIMTPADELMRYNGKKAVGIGISTVSGGNVIAMGKSINERLAQLQANTPLGITIQTITSQSKIVETAVSGFVTNLISAVAIVILLLVVFMGWREGFIIGFVLILTILATLMVMKSWGITLQRISLGALIIALGMLVDNAIVITEGIITKLNRGIPREQAAAQAVSETMWPLLGATVIAILAFAAISLSKDMTGEWLASLFQVICISLGLSWFFAITTVPCFCVMVLPVSKTQDQATYSKRFFTWYKAVVARAIDHRWLTLTGVIGLLAVAMWGFGHVKQDFMPDTNRAQFTVDIWMPQGTHIDNTATTLEQVERHVASLKGVQNTASFIGRGPLRFLLTFSPEMPDSAYAQLLVDVDDFRRVPALKNEIQQWLDRDMPQVTGSVDAFKLGPGGGAVVARLSGPESTTLRTLADQVIKIMAKHPNTRSIRTDWGNQVKVNEIDFSDRRARELGISRPEVAGAVAMNFTGAIVGQYRHGDELLPIILQPPKEQRNTINAIDDVQIFSRMKSKWVPVQQVTNGTTTAVEQSVIHRLNQKRTLRVFCKQRKGTTDALFRQLAPVLEKELKLPVGYTLEWGGEHEEQLEANAKLMSNFPIAFAGMFLVTVLLFNSLRYPLIIFMGLPLIVVGVAPGMLIADKAFGFMAMLGFLSLFGMLIKNEIVLLDQIKVELAAGKEPFSAVVDSSASRIRPVTMATFTTVFGMIPLLTDAFFSPMAAAIMGGLSFATLLTLFVVPVFFSTLFSIRRPAPHS from the coding sequence ATGAACAATCCGGGATTATATGCCGTCCGTTACAAAGTAGTCACCTTGGTTTTAAGCCTGCTCATTGTACTTGGCGGAATCTTCAGTTTTCTTAATATCGGCCGCCTGGAGGACCCGGAATTCACTATCAAGGAAGCCGTGATTTATACCCAATATCCAGGGGCATCTGCCGGGCAGGTGGAACTGGAGGTGACAGAGCCCATTGAAACAGCTATCCAACAACTTAAACAGCTCAAGGAAGTCCGCTCCATATCCCGGGCCGGTGTTTCCATTATTTTTGCAGAAACACAAGAGATCTACGATAAAGATAATCTTCCCCAGGTTTGGGACGAACTTCGCCGCAAGGTGGGAAGTGTCGATGGCCAACTGCCTCCGGGTTGCGGCAAGCCCGTGGTCAATGATGACTTCGGGGATGTTTACGGTGTAATGTTTGCCGTCACCGGTGACGGGTACGATAAAAAGCAACTCAAGGAATATGCCAAGGATCTGCACCGGGAACTGCTCACCTGCAAGGATGTCGGGCGGATTGATTTCTGGGGCCTTCCCCGGGAAGCAATTTTTATTGAAATCGACCGGGCCAGGCTGACACAGCTGGGGTTGAAGCCTGATACCATTTTCAATACCATCGCTTCACAAAACCGTGTCACGCCGGCAGGGGCAGTGCCTGTGGGCAGCGAATACATCCCCTTTCGCATCACCGGGGATTATAACGCCATTCAAGATATGGGCAACCAGCTTATCAGCGGTACCCAGGGGCGAATGATCCGGTTAAAGGAAGTGGCCCGGATCCGGCATGATATCATGACCCCGGCAGATGAACTCATGCGATATAACGGCAAAAAAGCGGTAGGGATTGGAATATCAACCGTTTCCGGCGGCAATGTCATTGCCATGGGCAAATCCATTAATGAACGCCTGGCACAACTGCAGGCCAATACGCCTTTGGGCATAACCATCCAGACCATTACCAGCCAGTCCAAAATTGTGGAAACGGCTGTCTCGGGATTTGTGACCAACCTGATCAGTGCTGTGGCTATTGTTATCCTCCTGCTGGTGGTATTCATGGGCTGGCGGGAAGGGTTTATCATCGGATTTGTACTGATTCTCACCATCCTGGCAACGCTGATGGTGATGAAATCCTGGGGTATCACATTGCAGCGTATCTCCCTGGGCGCCCTGATCATCGCTTTGGGCATGCTGGTGGACAACGCCATTGTGATCACCGAAGGCATCATAACCAAACTGAACCGGGGAATCCCCCGGGAACAGGCCGCGGCCCAGGCGGTCAGCGAAACCATGTGGCCGCTTTTAGGCGCCACGGTGATTGCCATCCTGGCCTTTGCCGCCATTTCTCTGTCCAAAGACATGACCGGGGAGTGGCTGGCCAGCCTGTTCCAGGTGATCTGCATCTCTTTGGGCTTGAGCTGGTTTTTTGCCATCACCACGGTGCCCTGTTTTTGTGTCATGGTGCTGCCTGTTTCTAAAACCCAAGACCAGGCAACATATTCAAAACGATTTTTCACCTGGTATAAAGCTGTTGTCGCCAGGGCCATTGACCACCGATGGCTGACCCTGACAGGTGTCATTGGATTGCTGGCAGTTGCCATGTGGGGCTTTGGCCATGTGAAGCAGGATTTTATGCCGGATACCAACCGCGCCCAGTTTACCGTAGACATATGGATGCCCCAGGGCACCCATATTGACAACACGGCAACAACCCTTGAACAGGTTGAGCGGCATGTGGCGAGCTTAAAAGGGGTGCAGAATACGGCAAGCTTTATTGGCCGGGGGCCTTTGCGTTTTCTTCTGACCTTTTCGCCTGAAATGCCGGACAGTGCCTATGCCCAGTTGCTGGTGGATGTGGATGATTTCAGACGGGTGCCGGCACTTAAAAATGAAATTCAGCAGTGGCTGGACAGGGACATGCCCCAGGTCACCGGCAGTGTTGACGCATTTAAACTTGGTCCTGGCGGCGGTGCCGTGGTGGCCCGGTTAAGCGGACCGGAAAGCACCACACTTCGCACGCTTGCCGACCAGGTGATAAAAATAATGGCAAAACATCCCAATACCCGCAGTATCCGCACAGACTGGGGCAACCAGGTCAAGGTCAACGAAATTGATTTTTCCGACCGCAGGGCCCGGGAGCTTGGCATTTCCCGCCCAGAAGTTGCCGGTGCTGTGGCCATGAATTTCACGGGCGCCATTGTGGGCCAATACCGGCATGGGGACGAGCTTTTACCCATCATCCTGCAACCACCTAAGGAACAGCGGAATACCATCAACGCAATTGATGATGTACAGATCTTCAGCCGAATGAAAAGCAAATGGGTGCCGGTGCAGCAGGTGACCAACGGCACAACCACTGCCGTGGAACAGAGCGTGATTCACCGCCTCAACCAGAAACGAACCCTGCGGGTATTTTGCAAGCAGCGAAAAGGCACCACTGATGCCCTGTTCCGTCAATTGGCCCCGGTGCTTGAAAAAGAGCTGAAACTGCCTGTGGGCTATACTTTAGAATGGGGCGGAGAACATGAGGAGCAGCTTGAGGCCAATGCCAAACTGATGTCCAATTTCCCCATTGCGTTTGCCGGGATGTTCCTGGTTACGGTGCTGCTGTTCAACAGCCTGAGGTATCCTTTAATTATTTTTATGGGGCTGCCCCTGATTGTTGTGGGAGTAGCCCCGGGCATGCTCATTGCCGATAAGGCATTCGGGTTCATGGCCATGCTCGGATTTTTAAGCCTTTTCGGCATGTTGATCAAAAATGAAATTGTTTTGCTGGATCAGATCAAAGTGGAACTGGCCGCGGGTAAAGAACCGTTCAGTGCGGTAGTTGACTCTTCTGCAAGCCGTATCCGGCCGGTTACTATGGCCACATTTACAACGGTGTTCGGCATGATCCCATTATTGACTGACGCCTTTTTCAGTCCCATGGCCGCAGCCATTATGGGGGGATTAAGCTTTGCCACGCTGTTGACCCTGTTTGTGGTGCCGGTATTTTTCAGTACCCTGTTTTCAATCCGAAGACCAGCACCTCACAGTTAA
- a CDS encoding efflux RND transporter periplasmic adaptor subunit encodes MKKIILSLATLALLALVLFFIGIGNRLLPKQVSAKDPAKKEVVQPIPTAKAITYNPKQAFTFPGKVKAAKKAELSFQIPGRIELLNILEGQKVKKGELLASIDRKNHLYAARAARARYQISKQDFHRASQLYRDKVISKAQFDTALAAHDVAKAELAIKEKALADSRLTAPFDGLVAKRYVEKKEHVDKGEPVLLLQDVSGIEVEVQLPEQLVARGGTDILDRLTVRFDADPEVTFPAEAMELSMESSRDTRTYELDIKLPSPANMHILPGMTATVCGIIKQPENVLGRQPTLLIPVEAVAFDPNGKPYVWVVDTKSQKARKQHVQIGPMHDAGIEVSKGINADDLVAIAGLYTLTETQRIRPMKQGKKGLEG; translated from the coding sequence ATGAAAAAAATCATCTTAAGCCTGGCCACATTAGCCTTGCTCGCGTTGGTCCTGTTTTTCATAGGAATCGGGAACCGGCTGCTACCGAAACAGGTTTCAGCTAAGGATCCGGCAAAAAAAGAGGTGGTTCAGCCCATCCCAACTGCCAAGGCAATCACCTACAACCCCAAACAAGCTTTCACATTCCCGGGCAAGGTGAAAGCAGCCAAAAAGGCTGAGCTTTCATTTCAGATTCCAGGCCGGATCGAGCTATTGAACATTCTGGAAGGACAAAAGGTAAAAAAGGGAGAGCTTCTGGCATCCATTGACAGAAAAAACCATCTGTATGCGGCCCGGGCAGCCCGGGCCAGGTACCAGATATCAAAGCAAGATTTTCACCGTGCATCCCAACTCTATCGGGATAAGGTGATAAGCAAAGCCCAATTTGACACAGCCCTGGCCGCCCATGATGTGGCAAAAGCAGAGCTGGCCATCAAAGAGAAGGCCCTGGCCGACAGCAGGCTTACCGCCCCCTTTGACGGTTTGGTGGCCAAACGCTATGTGGAGAAAAAAGAACATGTGGACAAGGGGGAGCCGGTTCTTCTGCTTCAGGATGTGTCAGGCATTGAAGTTGAGGTACAGTTACCCGAGCAACTTGTTGCCCGGGGCGGAACCGATATTCTGGACCGGCTGACGGTTCGTTTTGATGCCGATCCGGAAGTTACATTCCCGGCTGAGGCCATGGAGTTAAGCATGGAATCAAGCCGGGATACGCGCACCTACGAGCTGGACATCAAACTGCCATCACCGGCGAATATGCACATTCTGCCAGGCATGACGGCAACGGTTTGCGGCATTATCAAACAGCCTGAAAACGTTTTAGGCCGACAGCCAACCCTGCTGATACCAGTCGAGGCCGTGGCGTTTGACCCCAATGGTAAGCCCTATGTCTGGGTTGTGGATACTAAGTCACAAAAGGCAAGAAAACAGCATGTACAGATCGGCCCGATGCATGACGCCGGCATTGAGGTAAGCAAAGGTATTAATGCAGATGATCTGGTGGCCATTGCCGGACTTTACACACTTACTGAAACACAAAGGATTCGCCCAATGAAGCAAGGCAAGAAAGGACTGGAGGGATGA